From a region of the Haloferax volcanii DS2 genome:
- a CDS encoding DoxX family membrane protein, which translates to MTDTDESERSTPSRLARALFASGLAILAIRNLTDLDGRIAYAEAKGVPEADRLVPAATGLLLGGSLGVGFWKLPRLASASIAAFFAGVTPTMHDFWAVDDDARDEELTSFLQNLTLFGAALAFFKRASDE; encoded by the coding sequence ATGACAGACACCGACGAATCCGAACGCAGCACGCCATCCCGGCTCGCCCGCGCCCTCTTCGCGAGCGGCCTCGCGATTCTGGCGATTCGCAACCTGACCGACCTCGACGGCCGCATCGCCTACGCGGAGGCGAAAGGCGTCCCCGAGGCGGACCGACTCGTTCCCGCGGCGACCGGCCTGCTTCTCGGCGGGAGCCTCGGCGTCGGGTTCTGGAAGCTTCCCCGACTCGCCTCCGCGAGCATCGCGGCGTTCTTCGCCGGCGTCACGCCGACGATGCACGACTTCTGGGCCGTCGACGACGACGCCCGCGACGAGGAGCTCACGTCGTTCCTCCAGAACCTGACGCTGTTCGGCGCGGCGCTGGCGTTCTTCAAGCGCGCTTCGGACGAATAA
- a CDS encoding zinc finger domain-containing protein — MTCPRCSQPLSTLSFDGRAARYCERCGFVGVETVHERDAPSRESWDDAIARFHERALREARERDDGAGGTGGADSGEATDGDTAVEAERNGAGAEDDETHPADDATDAADDAEAEHGGGDTTEDVAAAGDDEGDDEATDREPSDSQLKNGEDGDRGDRADRAGDE, encoded by the coding sequence ATGACTTGTCCGCGGTGTTCACAGCCACTCTCGACGCTCTCGTTCGACGGTCGCGCGGCGCGCTACTGCGAGCGCTGCGGCTTCGTCGGCGTCGAGACCGTCCACGAGCGCGACGCGCCGAGCCGAGAGTCGTGGGACGACGCCATCGCTCGCTTCCACGAGCGGGCGCTCCGCGAGGCGCGCGAGCGGGACGACGGCGCGGGCGGTACCGGCGGAGCCGACAGCGGCGAGGCAACCGACGGCGACACCGCGGTCGAAGCCGAGCGCAACGGAGCCGGCGCGGAGGACGATGAGACGCACCCGGCGGACGATGCGACCGACGCGGCGGACGACGCCGAAGCCGAACACGGGGGCGGCGACACGACTGAAGACGTGGCTGCTGCCGGTGACGACGAGGGCGACGACGAAGCAACCGACCGCGAGCCCAGTGACTCGCAACTGAAAAACGGGGAGGACGGCGACCGCGGGGACCGCGCTGACCGCGCGGGCGACGAGTGA
- a CDS encoding pentapeptide repeat-containing protein has protein sequence MEHGRCAYEHVFDAADETGADESSSVWRCPHPASDGSARCLFHRPVEETRPAAVTEALREAVTDDGRPSAFVGATFERIGLAGVTLPPDARLDFRGAMVKSDIDLRDATLDGALRLDRVSVGGAVCMQRFDATGAVSCRHLQVGDRWVLCEAELSERFDATGFGAGSVVATEARFEGGATFRKGVVDDDVSLAKSRFGGPAWFSHTRLGGRLDLGNAAFDHRLSLAHCRIRAGVVAASATVEGGLSLEHVVVDGELNATRLTVGGGIDATTAAFGGRVDCAGLTARDGPVDFTHSAFDGPVYFDNATVEGRALRFRNARFGSGPASFVRAAVDGEFDLSDAVCSADSPVRLVETTVDGSVICDHARFGDELFCSGVRVGRDVDFSDCTVGTLTFGVEIEGRLDFAYTHVTDAAAFGDTVVHGPARFTSARFDADPSLTEAALGDTVAAYDISVEPAGGS, from the coding sequence GTGGAACACGGTCGCTGTGCCTACGAGCACGTCTTCGACGCCGCCGACGAGACGGGTGCCGACGAGTCGTCGTCGGTGTGGCGGTGTCCGCATCCCGCGAGCGACGGCTCCGCCCGCTGTCTGTTCCACCGCCCCGTCGAAGAAACGCGACCCGCGGCCGTCACCGAGGCGCTCCGCGAGGCGGTCACCGACGACGGGCGACCCTCGGCGTTCGTCGGCGCGACGTTCGAACGCATCGGCCTCGCGGGGGTGACGCTCCCGCCCGACGCGCGGCTGGACTTCCGCGGCGCGATGGTGAAATCGGATATCGACCTCCGGGATGCGACGCTCGACGGCGCGCTCCGACTCGACCGCGTCTCGGTCGGCGGTGCGGTGTGCATGCAGCGCTTCGACGCCACCGGAGCGGTCAGCTGTCGCCACCTGCAAGTCGGTGACCGCTGGGTGCTCTGCGAGGCCGAACTGAGCGAGCGCTTCGACGCGACCGGCTTCGGTGCGGGGTCCGTCGTGGCGACCGAGGCGCGCTTCGAGGGCGGAGCGACGTTCAGGAAAGGCGTCGTCGACGACGACGTGTCGCTCGCGAAATCGAGGTTCGGCGGGCCGGCGTGGTTCTCCCACACCCGACTGGGCGGCCGCCTCGACCTCGGAAACGCCGCGTTCGACCACCGGCTCTCGCTGGCGCACTGCCGCATCCGCGCGGGCGTCGTGGCCGCGTCGGCGACCGTCGAGGGCGGACTCTCGCTCGAACACGTGGTCGTCGACGGCGAACTCAACGCGACTCGGCTCACGGTTGGCGGCGGTATCGACGCGACGACCGCCGCCTTCGGCGGCCGGGTCGACTGCGCGGGGCTGACCGCCCGCGACGGCCCCGTCGACTTCACGCACAGCGCGTTCGACGGGCCGGTATACTTCGACAACGCGACCGTCGAAGGTCGGGCGCTCCGCTTCCGGAACGCCCGGTTCGGGTCGGGACCGGCGTCGTTCGTCCGCGCGGCCGTCGACGGGGAGTTCGACCTCTCCGACGCGGTCTGTTCGGCCGACTCGCCCGTGCGACTGGTCGAAACCACGGTCGACGGGAGCGTCATCTGCGACCACGCGCGCTTCGGTGACGAGCTATTCTGCTCCGGCGTCCGCGTCGGACGCGACGTCGACTTCTCCGACTGCACCGTCGGGACGCTCACGTTCGGCGTCGAAATCGAGGGGCGACTGGATTTCGCGTACACGCACGTGACCGACGCCGCGGCCTTCGGTGACACCGTCGTCCACGGTCCCGCCCGATTCACGAGCGCCCGGTTCGACGCGGACCCCTCGCTCACCGAGGCGGCCCTCGGCGACACGGTCGCGGCCTACGACATCTCCGTCGAGCCCGCCGGCGGCTCGTGA
- a CDS encoding PRC-barrel domain-containing protein produces MVPQSPTGIEPIPSIEGRPVYTASGERLGEAVDLCVDLDADRVTALLVSVEDPPEGLEVGPRGVRVPFKWIRGMADIVVLTGDPALEAAD; encoded by the coding sequence ATGGTCCCCCAGTCACCGACGGGCATCGAACCGATTCCGAGTATCGAAGGCCGCCCCGTGTACACCGCCTCGGGCGAGCGATTGGGCGAGGCCGTCGACCTCTGTGTCGACCTCGACGCCGACCGCGTGACCGCGCTTCTCGTCTCCGTCGAAGACCCCCCGGAGGGGTTGGAAGTCGGCCCGCGCGGCGTCCGAGTGCCGTTCAAGTGGATACGGGGGATGGCCGACATCGTCGTCCTGACGGGTGACCCGGCGCTCGAAGCCGCCGACTGA
- a CDS encoding PAS domain-containing protein, protein MDVSPLHGIAPFSTGQRAMRILLVDDDEAMVDLSATFLEREPDDAETETYTDPESALDELTDGEYDCVVSDYDMPGMDGLELLTAARERSIEIPFVLFTGKGSEEIASRAISAGVDEYLQKGGPEEYPVLANKVSNLVEKYWAETHMRRGFLAIESAEEGIGIIDDDGVYQYLNEAYAALYNRDRSELIGEHWDILYPADEARRFHDEILPQLESEGSWRGLSTGITKDGEAVPERLVLTQMDDGGHVCIVQELTEVDALRAEAELKGRVLDAVEVAIVVIDPSRPDNPIVYLNAAFETLTGYDAESVTGRSYRFLCGPETDPETVAEVRRAGDAGESISTEIRNYDAHGDPFVSRLDIRPVRDDNGALDCSIRFHRPADDAGSS, encoded by the coding sequence ATGGACGTGTCTCCGCTCCACGGCATCGCTCCGTTCAGCACGGGACAGCGTGCGATGCGAATTCTGCTGGTCGACGATGACGAAGCGATGGTGGATCTGTCCGCGACCTTCCTCGAACGCGAACCCGACGATGCCGAGACGGAGACGTACACCGACCCGGAGTCGGCGCTCGACGAACTCACAGACGGAGAGTACGACTGCGTCGTGAGCGACTACGACATGCCGGGGATGGACGGGCTCGAACTGCTGACGGCGGCGCGCGAGCGGTCCATCGAGATTCCCTTCGTCCTCTTTACCGGCAAGGGGAGCGAGGAGATTGCGAGCCGTGCCATCTCCGCCGGCGTCGACGAGTACCTCCAGAAGGGCGGTCCCGAGGAGTACCCGGTGTTGGCGAACAAGGTCTCGAACCTCGTCGAGAAGTACTGGGCCGAGACGCACATGCGACGCGGCTTTCTCGCCATCGAATCTGCCGAGGAGGGAATCGGCATCATCGACGACGACGGCGTCTACCAGTACCTCAACGAGGCGTACGCCGCGCTCTACAACCGCGACCGGTCCGAACTCATCGGTGAGCACTGGGACATCCTCTACCCGGCCGACGAGGCGCGACGCTTCCACGACGAAATCCTCCCGCAGCTCGAATCAGAGGGGTCGTGGCGGGGGCTTTCGACCGGTATCACCAAAGACGGCGAAGCCGTCCCCGAGCGCCTCGTGCTGACGCAGATGGACGACGGGGGCCACGTCTGCATCGTCCAAGAGCTCACCGAGGTCGACGCGCTGCGGGCGGAAGCCGAGCTGAAAGGCCGGGTGCTCGACGCCGTCGAAGTCGCCATCGTCGTCATCGACCCCTCGCGGCCTGACAACCCCATCGTCTATCTCAACGCGGCGTTCGAGACGCTCACGGGCTACGACGCCGAGTCGGTGACGGGGCGCAGCTACCGGTTCCTCTGTGGTCCCGAGACGGACCCGGAGACGGTCGCCGAGGTTCGGCGGGCCGGCGACGCCGGCGAGTCGATTTCGACCGAGATTCGCAACTACGACGCCCACGGCGACCCCTTCGTGAGCCGCCTCGATATCCGTCCCGTCCGGGACGACAACGGTGCGCTCGACTGTTCGATCCGCTTTCATCGTCCGGCCGACGACGCGGGGTCGTCCTGA
- a CDS encoding DUF502 domain-containing protein, whose protein sequence is MSAKETGQSLYERAYNTLLTGVAIMIPIVITLYVLRVGIDFVRNALEPFIELLRWAGVISRFESVEFISLLIDLGVYSFVVDFFTELVALLVLFAIVAVVGTVGRNQYGEKIIGVFDLVVSSIPGVGTVYKSFRRMGDVVLDEGADEFQDVKLVQCFDDDVYVLGFQTGGSPATIEQSTGHKEMVSMFLPLAPNPVTGGLLTYIPADDVYDIDMTVEEGIRSILTSGVATDEDEDALGVNMSELRGTERLQDIRESMITTDEKRDDD, encoded by the coding sequence GTGAGCGCTAAGGAAACCGGTCAGTCGCTGTACGAACGGGCGTACAACACCCTGCTGACGGGCGTGGCGATTATGATTCCCATCGTCATCACGCTGTACGTCCTGCGCGTCGGCATCGACTTCGTCAGAAACGCCCTCGAACCGTTCATCGAACTCCTGCGCTGGGCGGGCGTCATCAGCCGCTTCGAGAGCGTCGAGTTCATCAGCCTCCTCATCGACCTCGGCGTCTACTCGTTCGTCGTCGACTTCTTCACCGAGTTGGTCGCGCTGTTGGTCCTCTTCGCAATCGTCGCAGTCGTGGGAACCGTCGGTCGCAACCAGTACGGCGAGAAGATAATCGGCGTGTTCGACCTCGTGGTCTCGTCGATTCCGGGCGTCGGCACGGTGTACAAGAGCTTCCGCCGCATGGGCGACGTGGTCCTCGACGAGGGGGCCGACGAGTTCCAGGACGTGAAACTCGTCCAGTGTTTCGACGACGACGTGTACGTGCTGGGCTTCCAGACGGGGGGGTCGCCAGCGACCATCGAACAGTCGACCGGCCACAAGGAGATGGTCTCGATGTTCCTCCCGCTCGCACCGAACCCCGTCACCGGCGGCTTGCTCACCTACATCCCCGCCGACGACGTGTACGACATCGACATGACCGTCGAGGAGGGCATCCGGAGCATCCTCACGAGCGGCGTCGCCACCGACGAGGACGAGGACGCCCTCGGCGTGAACATGTCCGAACTCCGCGGCACCGAACGGTTACAGGACATCCGCGAGTCGATGATTACGACCGACGAGAAGCGAGACGACGACTGA
- a CDS encoding DUF7139 domain-containing protein, with the protein MSSDGQNTLIALYRRYVDADPDETTVYAGFALFFTAIGLLAVALAAVVWSGGIPPENIFKYELREVAGVTGALGIPLLLASVVVLLPSQYRFPKLLAGAGLLVCAVAVVQFVGAYPHNWNVAANADRSGRIVGIYSLGAVAVVAASGTSLVGFQLARARTSAAAAAGSDAEADATDEEDEEAVSAQVRRDMDEALSNTELSWGGVRKTETTRLKLDTSAVDDADRASFENAKATETRGGGVDDAVAGLQGLRGGKKDTAVGDSTDDQTAALAELRKQQQAEAEREDAEGLVDRIRGLFS; encoded by the coding sequence ATGTCGAGTGACGGGCAGAACACCCTCATCGCCCTCTACCGACGGTACGTCGACGCCGACCCCGACGAGACGACCGTCTACGCGGGCTTCGCACTGTTCTTTACGGCTATCGGACTGCTCGCCGTCGCGCTCGCGGCGGTCGTGTGGAGCGGCGGCATCCCGCCCGAGAACATCTTCAAGTACGAACTCCGCGAGGTCGCGGGCGTCACCGGTGCGCTCGGGATTCCCCTCCTCCTCGCCTCGGTCGTTGTCTTGCTTCCCTCGCAGTACCGGTTTCCGAAGCTCCTCGCGGGCGCGGGGCTGCTCGTCTGTGCGGTCGCAGTCGTCCAGTTCGTCGGCGCGTATCCCCACAACTGGAACGTCGCCGCGAACGCCGACCGGAGCGGCCGCATCGTCGGCATCTACTCGCTCGGTGCGGTGGCGGTCGTCGCCGCGAGCGGCACGTCGCTCGTCGGCTTCCAACTCGCCCGCGCGAGGACGAGCGCCGCCGCCGCGGCCGGGAGCGACGCAGAAGCCGACGCGACCGACGAGGAAGACGAGGAGGCCGTCTCCGCGCAGGTTCGCCGCGACATGGACGAGGCGCTGTCGAACACCGAACTGTCGTGGGGCGGCGTCCGCAAGACCGAGACCACCCGCCTGAAGCTCGACACCTCCGCCGTCGACGACGCGGACCGCGCGAGCTTCGAGAACGCGAAAGCGACCGAGACGCGCGGCGGCGGCGTCGACGACGCGGTCGCGGGGCTCCAGGGACTTCGCGGCGGGAAGAAGGACACGGCGGTCGGTGACAGCACGGACGACCAGACCGCCGCGCTGGCCGAGTTACGGAAACAACAGCAGGCGGAGGCCGAACGCGAGGACGCCGAGGGACTGGTCGACCGGATTCGCGGGCTGTTCTCCTGA
- a CDS encoding disk-shape morphogenesis protein volactin: MAKGLDVGTMNILSASQDGSETVFVQQRNSFVEIDYSDMAEQMLSRSDVLHIRKDDKVYVVGDDALNFANIFGKETRRPMQHGILSSEESSAIPMIKLIIEQVVGSPSRPNERLFYSSPADPIDSDLSTLYHDKTLESMLGDMGYDPEPINEGMAVIYSELADNNFTGLGVSFGAGMTNICLAYYAVPVMQFSIARGGDWIDQQTAQATGTAVDKVTSIKEDDFQLDFRTDVGGVEGALSIYYENLLDYVIENIEREVDEEDIEEGLDVPVVVTGGTSSPEGFEELFEHHLEDSTIPFSVNEVRSIDRPLYSVARGSLVAARSEEESDGGASDPEPEAEAAPESN; this comes from the coding sequence ATGGCGAAAGGCCTTGACGTAGGAACCATGAACATCCTGTCCGCGAGTCAGGATGGGAGTGAGACCGTATTTGTCCAGCAGCGCAACTCGTTCGTCGAAATCGATTACAGCGACATGGCGGAGCAGATGCTCTCGCGAAGCGACGTGCTCCACATCCGCAAGGACGACAAGGTGTACGTCGTCGGCGACGACGCGCTCAACTTCGCGAACATCTTCGGCAAGGAGACGCGACGGCCGATGCAACACGGCATCCTCTCCAGCGAGGAGTCCTCCGCGATTCCGATGATTAAGCTCATCATCGAGCAGGTCGTCGGCTCGCCCTCCCGGCCGAACGAGCGCCTGTTTTATTCGAGTCCGGCGGACCCCATCGACTCCGACCTCTCGACGCTGTATCACGACAAGACGCTCGAATCGATGCTCGGCGACATGGGCTACGACCCCGAACCCATCAACGAGGGGATGGCGGTCATTTACAGCGAACTCGCCGACAACAACTTCACCGGCCTCGGCGTCTCGTTCGGCGCGGGGATGACGAACATCTGCCTGGCGTACTACGCGGTGCCGGTCATGCAGTTCTCCATCGCCCGCGGCGGCGACTGGATAGACCAGCAGACCGCCCAGGCCACCGGGACGGCCGTCGACAAGGTCACGTCCATCAAGGAAGACGACTTCCAGCTCGACTTCCGCACGGACGTCGGCGGCGTCGAGGGCGCGCTGTCGATTTACTACGAGAACCTCCTCGACTACGTCATCGAGAACATCGAACGCGAGGTCGACGAGGAAGACATCGAGGAGGGCCTCGACGTGCCCGTCGTCGTCACCGGGGGCACCTCCAGCCCCGAGGGCTTCGAGGAGCTGTTCGAACACCACCTCGAAGACTCGACGATTCCGTTCTCGGTCAACGAGGTCCGGAGCATCGACCGCCCCCTGTACAGCGTCGCCCGCGGGTCGCTCGTCGCCGCCCGCTCCGAAGAGGAATCCGACGGGGGCGCCTCCGACCCCGAACCGGAAGCCGAAGCCGCGCCGGAATCGAACTGA